The proteins below are encoded in one region of Bacteroides uniformis:
- a CDS encoding sodium:solute symporter, with the protein METLDWLVIGIFFLALIGIIVWVVKQKQNDSADYFLGGRDATWLAIGASIFASNIGSEHLIGLAGAGASSGMAMAHWEIQGWMILILGWVFVPFYSRSMVFTMPEFLERRYNPQSRTILSVISLISYVLTKVAVTVYAGGLVFQQVFGIKELWGIDFFWIAAIGLVILTALYTIFGGMKSVLYTSILQTPILLLGSLIILVLGFKELGGWDEMMRICGAVTVNDYGNTMTELIRSNNDPNFPWLGALIGSAIIGFWYWCTDQFIVQRVLSGKNEKEARRGTIFGAYLKLLPVFLFLIPGMIAFALHQKYLGTGGEGFLPMLANGNANADAAFPTLVAKLLPAGVKGLVVCGILAALMSSLASLFNSSAMLFTIDFYKRFKPNTSEKKLVGIGQMATVAIVILGILWIPIMRSVGDVLYTYLQDVQSVLAPGIAAAFLLGICWKRTSAQGGMWGLIAGMIIGLTRLGAKVYYSNVGDVSSSTFKYLFYDMNWLFFCGWMFLFCIVVVIAVSMFTAAPSAEKIQGLVFGTSTPEQKAATRASWNKWDIIHTLIILGITAAFYWYFW; encoded by the coding sequence GTGGAAACATTAGATTGGTTAGTCATTGGAATCTTTTTCCTGGCTTTGATTGGAATTATTGTCTGGGTTGTCAAACAGAAACAGAATGACTCAGCAGACTATTTTTTAGGTGGTCGTGATGCCACATGGCTCGCTATCGGTGCATCTATCTTTGCATCCAACATCGGTTCGGAACACTTAATCGGATTAGCCGGTGCCGGTGCTTCCAGCGGTATGGCGATGGCACATTGGGAAATACAAGGTTGGATGATCCTTATCTTAGGCTGGGTATTCGTACCGTTCTATTCGCGAAGCATGGTATTCACGATGCCTGAATTCCTAGAACGTCGCTATAATCCACAATCACGTACAATATTGTCTGTAATATCTTTAATCAGCTATGTACTGACAAAAGTTGCCGTGACGGTTTATGCAGGAGGATTAGTATTCCAACAAGTATTCGGTATAAAAGAACTTTGGGGAATCGACTTCTTTTGGATTGCCGCCATCGGTCTGGTTATACTGACTGCGCTCTACACAATCTTCGGAGGAATGAAGTCGGTACTTTATACCTCCATCCTGCAGACCCCCATCTTGCTGTTAGGTTCACTGATAATCCTTGTACTCGGCTTCAAAGAATTGGGAGGCTGGGATGAGATGATGAGAATCTGCGGTGCAGTCACAGTGAACGATTATGGCAACACAATGACAGAACTTATACGCAGTAATAACGACCCTAACTTCCCTTGGTTGGGTGCACTGATTGGTTCAGCCATTATCGGATTCTGGTATTGGTGTACAGACCAGTTCATCGTGCAACGCGTACTTTCCGGAAAGAATGAAAAGGAAGCACGGCGCGGTACCATCTTCGGAGCTTACCTGAAATTATTGCCCGTATTCTTATTCCTTATCCCAGGCATGATTGCTTTCGCATTACACCAAAAATATCTCGGAACCGGGGGAGAAGGTTTTCTACCTATGCTGGCAAACGGAAATGCCAATGCAGATGCTGCTTTCCCAACTCTAGTAGCAAAATTGCTTCCTGCAGGAGTCAAAGGTTTGGTTGTTTGCGGTATTCTTGCAGCATTGATGAGTTCTCTCGCATCTTTGTTCAACTCATCTGCTATGCTTTTCACCATTGACTTCTACAAACGTTTCAAGCCGAACACTTCTGAAAAAAAGCTGGTAGGAATTGGACAGATGGCAACTGTTGCGATTGTGATATTGGGTATACTCTGGATTCCCATTATGCGCAGTGTAGGCGATGTACTTTACACCTACTTACAAGATGTACAATCTGTATTAGCACCAGGCATTGCCGCAGCCTTCCTCTTGGGGATCTGCTGGAAACGCACCTCTGCACAAGGCGGTATGTGGGGACTGATTGCCGGAATGATTATCGGTTTAACCCGTCTGGGGGCAAAAGTATATTACAGCAATGTAGGAGATGTGTCAAGCAGTACCTTCAAGTATCTGTTCTATGATATGAACTGGCTGTTTTTCTGCGGATGGATGTTCTTGTTCTGCATCGTAGTGGTTATCGCAGTCAGCATGTTTACAGCTGCCCCAAGCGCTGAAAAGATTCAAGGGCTGGTATTCGGAACTTCAACTCCTGAACAAAAAGCAGCTACACGTGCGAGTTGGAATAAATGGGATATCATTCATACCCTTATCATCCTGGGTATTACTGCTGCTTTTTATTGGTATTTCTGGTAA
- a CDS encoding xylulokinase, producing MKLDAKSTIEAGKAILGIELGSTRIKAVLIDQENKPIAQGSHTWENQLVDGLWTYSVEAVWYGLQDCYADLRTNVKSLYDTEIETLAAIGVSAMMHGYMAFNEKEEILVPFRTWRNTNTSQAAAALSELFVYNIPLRWSISHLYQAILDNEEHVPSINYLTTLAGFVHWQITGQKVLGIGDASGMLPIDPITKNYSSEMVDKFDKLIAPKGYDWKLRDILPKVLSAGENAGFLTPEGASRLDVSGHLKAGIPVCPPEGDAGTGMVATNAVKQRTGNVSAGTSSFSMIVLEKELSKPYEMIDMVTTPDGSLVAMVHCNNCTSDLNAWINIFKEYQELMGIPVDMDEIYGKLYNHALTGNADCGGLISYNYISGEPITGLAAGRPLFVRSANDKFNLANFMRTHLYASVGVLKIGNDILFNEEKIRVDRITGHGGLFKTKGVGQRILAAAINSPISVMETAGEGGAWGIALLASYLANNGNDQSLADFLDKHVFTGNAGIEISPTAEDVSGFNTYIESYKAGLPIEEAAVRFKN from the coding sequence ATGAAATTAGATGCAAAATCAACCATTGAGGCAGGTAAGGCCATCCTTGGTATAGAACTCGGTTCCACACGAATCAAGGCGGTTTTGATTGACCAGGAAAACAAACCCATCGCCCAGGGAAGCCATACTTGGGAGAATCAGTTAGTCGACGGACTGTGGACATATAGCGTCGAGGCTGTCTGGTATGGGTTGCAGGATTGCTACGCAGACCTTCGTACCAATGTAAAGAGCCTCTACGATACAGAGATAGAAACCCTGGCAGCCATCGGTGTCAGTGCCATGATGCACGGCTATATGGCATTCAATGAAAAAGAAGAAATCCTTGTACCCTTCCGTACCTGGAGAAATACTAATACCAGCCAGGCTGCCGCAGCCCTATCCGAACTATTTGTCTACAACATCCCTCTGCGTTGGAGCATCTCCCACCTCTACCAAGCCATCCTGGATAATGAAGAGCACGTTCCATCCATCAATTACCTGACCACCCTTGCAGGTTTTGTCCACTGGCAAATAACCGGCCAAAAGGTACTGGGCATAGGAGATGCCTCCGGTATGCTCCCCATCGATCCCATCACCAAAAACTATTCTTCTGAAATGGTGGATAAGTTCGACAAACTTATTGCTCCGAAAGGATACGACTGGAAACTTCGGGATATTCTGCCGAAGGTATTGTCGGCCGGTGAAAACGCAGGCTTCCTTACTCCCGAAGGAGCCAGTCGCCTCGACGTATCGGGACATCTGAAAGCAGGAATTCCCGTCTGTCCACCCGAAGGTGACGCTGGAACCGGCATGGTTGCCACCAACGCCGTAAAGCAGCGCACTGGAAACGTATCGGCAGGCACCTCCTCTTTCTCAATGATTGTATTGGAAAAAGAATTGTCCAAGCCCTACGAAATGATTGACATGGTAACCACCCCCGACGGAAGCCTCGTAGCTATGGTGCATTGCAACAACTGCACTTCCGACCTCAATGCCTGGATCAATATTTTCAAAGAATACCAGGAACTGATGGGTATCCCCGTAGATATGGACGAAATCTACGGAAAACTCTATAACCACGCCCTGACAGGCAATGCAGATTGCGGAGGCCTCATCTCTTACAACTACATATCAGGCGAGCCTATAACGGGACTGGCAGCCGGACGTCCACTGTTTGTACGTTCGGCAAACGACAAGTTCAACCTTGCCAACTTCATGCGCACCCATCTGTATGCTTCAGTGGGAGTTCTCAAAATCGGCAACGACATCCTTTTCAATGAAGAGAAAATCAGAGTAGACAGAATCACCGGTCACGGAGGACTCTTCAAAACCAAAGGAGTAGGCCAGAGAATACTGGCAGCTGCCATCAATTCACCCATTTCCGTTATGGAAACAGCCGGCGAAGGTGGTGCCTGGGGTATTGCCCTCCTCGCTTCCTACCTTGCAAACAACGGAAACGACCAATCCCTTGCCGACTTCCTGGACAAGCATGTATTCACCGGAAATGCCGGTATTGAAATCTCACCGACAGCCGAAGATGTAAGCGGATTCAACACCTACATCGAAAGCTATAAAGCTGGTTTGCCCATCGAAGAAGCAGCAGTAAGATTCAAGAACTAA
- a CDS encoding NUDIX hydrolase, with protein sequence MSNYYSSNPKLYVGIDCIIFGFNEGELNLLLLKRNFEPAMGEWSLMGGFVQEDESVDDAAKRVLNELTGLEDVYMEQVQAFGAIDRDPGERVVSIVYYALININEYDKESVQQHNAFWVNINELPALIFDHPQMVEKARKLMQQKASTEPIGFNLLPKLFTLSQLQSLYEAIYGESIDKRNFRKRIAEMDYIEKTDKIDKTGSKRGAALYQFNEKAYRKAPKFKL encoded by the coding sequence ATGAGTAATTACTATAGTTCAAATCCGAAACTTTATGTAGGTATCGACTGCATTATTTTCGGTTTCAATGAAGGAGAATTGAACCTGCTGTTGCTGAAGCGTAACTTCGAACCGGCAATGGGCGAATGGTCGCTGATGGGTGGATTCGTGCAGGAAGACGAAAGCGTGGATGATGCAGCCAAACGAGTCCTGAATGAACTAACCGGACTGGAAGATGTATATATGGAACAAGTCCAAGCTTTCGGAGCCATAGATCGTGACCCAGGAGAACGCGTAGTCTCCATTGTTTACTATGCGCTCATCAACATCAACGAATACGACAAAGAATCCGTACAGCAACACAATGCTTTCTGGGTAAATATCAATGAACTGCCAGCGCTAATCTTTGATCATCCGCAAATGGTGGAGAAAGCTCGGAAGTTGATGCAACAAAAAGCGTCCACCGAACCAATCGGCTTTAATCTACTACCTAAACTGTTCACGCTGTCACAACTGCAAAGCTTATACGAAGCTATATACGGCGAGAGCATTGACAAACGGAACTTCCGAAAACGCATAGCAGAAATGGACTATATAGAAAAAACTGACAAAATAGACAAAACGGGGTCCAAACGTGGAGCTGCTTTATATCAGTTTAATGAGAAGGCATACCGCAAAGCTCCGAAATTTAAGCTCTGA
- the araA gene encoding L-arabinose isomerase: MNAFEQYEVWFVTGAQLLYGGDAVIAVDAHSNEMVKGLNDSGKLPVKVVYKGTVNSSKEVTAAFKAANNDEKCIGVITWMHTFSPAKMWIHGLQELKKPLLHFHTQFNKEIPWETMDMDFMNLNQSAHGDREFGHIVTRMRKNRKVVVGHWQDEKAQNQIAAWMRVAAAWADAQDMLIIRFGDQMNNVAVTDGDKVSAEQVLGYHVDYYPINDVMTYYNAVSDEDVKALVAEYFKLYDHAPELEDARTEAYTKVWNSAKAEIAIRRVLKDTGAKGFTTNFNDLGDFDQIPGLASQRLMAEGYGFGAEGDWKTAALYRTTWVMSQGMPKGCSFLEDYTLNFDGEKSAILQAHMLEVCPLIAEQKPKLEVHRLSIGIDSETARLVFTSKQGEGVAATIVDLGNRFRLIVNKVECIKSKPLPKLPVASALWIPMPNLEVGAAAWILAGGTHHTSFSYDLTVEYWEDFAEMAGIEMVVIDENTTISEFKKELRMNEVYYMLNKALC; the protein is encoded by the coding sequence ATGAACGCATTTGAACAATATGAAGTATGGTTCGTAACCGGAGCACAGCTCTTGTACGGAGGTGACGCAGTTATCGCGGTAGACGCACATAGCAATGAAATGGTGAAAGGTCTGAATGATTCCGGGAAACTGCCCGTAAAGGTAGTATATAAAGGTACGGTCAATTCATCCAAAGAAGTAACTGCTGCCTTCAAGGCCGCCAACAACGACGAAAAGTGTATCGGGGTCATCACCTGGATGCACACCTTCTCTCCTGCCAAAATGTGGATTCACGGTTTGCAGGAACTGAAGAAGCCATTACTACACTTCCATACACAGTTCAACAAGGAAATTCCCTGGGAGACGATGGACATGGATTTTATGAACCTGAACCAATCGGCTCACGGCGACCGCGAGTTCGGACACATTGTGACACGTATGCGAAAGAACCGCAAAGTGGTAGTAGGCCACTGGCAGGACGAAAAAGCCCAAAACCAGATTGCCGCATGGATGCGCGTAGCTGCCGCATGGGCTGATGCGCAGGATATGCTCATCATCCGCTTCGGCGACCAGATGAACAACGTGGCTGTGACAGACGGTGACAAGGTCAGCGCCGAACAGGTATTGGGCTATCATGTGGACTACTATCCCATCAATGATGTGATGACATACTACAATGCTGTCAGCGACGAGGACGTGAAGGCACTCGTAGCAGAATACTTCAAGCTCTACGACCACGCTCCCGAACTGGAAGACGCACGTACGGAAGCCTACACCAAAGTATGGAACTCCGCCAAGGCCGAAATCGCCATTCGCCGCGTGCTGAAAGACACGGGTGCCAAAGGCTTCACCACCAACTTCAACGATTTGGGCGACTTTGACCAAATCCCCGGACTGGCCTCACAGCGACTGATGGCAGAAGGTTACGGCTTCGGTGCCGAAGGCGACTGGAAAACTGCAGCACTGTACCGTACCACTTGGGTGATGAGTCAAGGTATGCCGAAGGGGTGCTCCTTCCTTGAAGACTATACGCTGAACTTCGACGGAGAAAAGAGCGCCATCCTGCAAGCACATATGTTGGAAGTCTGTCCACTGATTGCCGAACAGAAGCCGAAACTGGAAGTGCACCGTCTGAGCATCGGTATCGACAGCGAAACAGCCCGCCTGGTATTTACCAGCAAGCAAGGTGAAGGTGTAGCCGCTACCATCGTAGACCTGGGCAACCGCTTCCGCCTCATTGTGAACAAAGTAGAATGCATCAAGAGCAAGCCTCTGCCCAAGTTGCCCGTTGCCAGTGCACTGTGGATTCCAATGCCCAACCTCGAGGTGGGCGCTGCAGCCTGGATTCTGGCCGGAGGTACACATCATACCAGCTTCTCCTACGACTTGACGGTGGAATATTGGGAAGACTTTGCCGAAATGGCCGGCATCGAAATGGTGGTTATCGATGAAAATACCACCATTAGCGAGTTCAAAAAAGAATTGCGTATGAATGAAGTCTACTATATGCTGAACAAGGCACTTTGCTGA
- a CDS encoding aldose epimerase family protein, which translates to MKRHVLLAGIAAMMLTACNQKTETTLTLSGLDPVKFQTTVNDAQTQLYTLKNKAGMEVCITNFGGRIVSIMVPDKNGVMQDVVLGFDSIADYINIPSDFGASIGRYANRINQGKIVLDGDTIQLPQNNFGHCLHGGPKGWQYQVYSANPIDSTTLELTRISPDGDENFPGNVTAKVLFKLTDDNAIDIKYSATTDQKTVINMTNHSYFNLSGDPSKAATDHILYINADNYTPVDSTFMTTGDIISVKETPMDFTTPKSVAQDINRTDFEQIKNGNGYDHNWVLNTKGDLSQVAAKLTSPISGITLEVYTNEPGIQVYTGNFLDGTVKGKKGITYNQRASVCLETQHYPDSPNKSQWPSVVLEPGQIYNSECVFKFSVEK; encoded by the coding sequence ATGAAAAGACATGTTCTACTTGCAGGAATTGCCGCAATGATGCTAACTGCGTGCAATCAAAAGACAGAAACAACGCTTACGCTGTCCGGTCTTGATCCAGTAAAATTCCAAACAACAGTCAATGACGCCCAGACACAGCTTTATACGCTGAAGAATAAAGCGGGCATGGAAGTATGCATCACAAACTTTGGGGGACGTATTGTATCCATTATGGTACCCGACAAAAATGGAGTTATGCAGGATGTAGTATTGGGCTTTGACAGCATTGCCGATTACATCAACATTCCAAGTGACTTTGGTGCTTCTATCGGACGCTACGCCAACCGGATTAATCAAGGGAAAATCGTTCTTGACGGAGATACCATACAGTTACCACAGAACAATTTCGGACATTGCCTGCACGGTGGCCCCAAAGGATGGCAATACCAAGTATACAGTGCCAATCCCATTGACAGCACAACTCTGGAGCTCACCCGCATTTCACCGGATGGAGACGAGAATTTCCCGGGTAATGTTACGGCAAAAGTACTTTTCAAGTTAACGGATGACAATGCCATTGATATAAAATACAGTGCAACAACAGACCAAAAGACGGTTATCAATATGACTAACCATTCTTATTTCAATTTATCAGGTGACCCTTCAAAGGCAGCAACAGACCACATCTTATACATCAATGCAGACAACTATACTCCGGTAGACAGTACTTTCATGACAACGGGTGACATCATCTCCGTCAAAGAAACACCAATGGACTTTACCACTCCCAAGAGTGTGGCACAAGACATCAACCGGACGGACTTTGAACAAATAAAGAACGGAAACGGATATGACCACAATTGGGTACTGAATACTAAAGGTGACCTATCCCAAGTGGCAGCCAAACTGACATCGCCTATAAGCGGCATCACCCTGGAAGTTTATACCAATGAGCCAGGCATACAAGTATATACCGGGAATTTCCTGGATGGCACCGTAAAAGGTAAAAAAGGCATTACTTACAACCAGCGCGCTTCCGTATGCCTCGAGACACAACATTATCCGGATAGCCCCAACAAATCCCAATGGCCTTCTGTCGTACTGGAACCCGGACAAATTTACAACAGTGAATGTGTCTTCAAATTTTCCGTAGAAAAATAA
- a CDS encoding transketolase family protein, with the protein MNDNKLMNRAADNIRILAASMVEKANSGHPGGAMGGADFVNVLFSEFLVYDPENPAWEGRDRFFLDPGHMSPMLYSTLALTGKFTLDELKEFRQWGSPTPGHPERDIMRGIENTSGPLGQGHTFAVGAAIAAKFMKARFEEVMPQTIYAYISDGGIQEEISQGSGRIAGALGLDNLIMFYDANDIQLSTETKDVTIEDTGKKYEAWGWKVIKINGNDPDAIRGALNEAKAEKECPTLIIGHTVMGKGARKADGSSYEADCATHGAPLGGDAYINTIKNLGGDPTNPFVIFPEVAELYAKRATELKKIMAEKYAAKAVWAKANPEKAAKLEMFFSGKAPEVNWAAIEQKAGVATRAASATVLSALATQVENMIVASADLSNSDKTDGFLKKTHAFKKGDFSGAFFQAGVAELTMACCCIGMALHGGVIPACGTFFVFSDYMKPAVRMAALMEVPVKFIWTHDAFRVGEDGPTHEPVEQEAQIRLMEKLKNHKGHNSMLVLRPADAEETTVAWKLAMENTTTPTGLIFSRQNIANLPEGNDYEQAAKGAYIVAGSDENPNIILVASGSEVATLVAGTELLRKDGIKVRIVSVPSEGLFRSQAPGYQEGIIPCGAKVFGLTAGLPVTLQGLVGPRGKVWGLESFGFSAPYKVLDEKLGFTAENVYKQVKAML; encoded by the coding sequence ATGAACGACAACAAACTTATGAACCGTGCGGCGGACAATATCCGTATCCTTGCTGCATCCATGGTTGAGAAAGCCAACTCCGGGCATCCGGGCGGTGCCATGGGTGGTGCTGACTTTGTAAATGTACTCTTCTCAGAGTTCCTGGTATATGACCCTGAAAATCCGGCTTGGGAAGGTCGTGACCGTTTCTTCCTCGACCCGGGACACATGTCACCGATGCTTTACTCTACATTGGCCCTGACCGGCAAGTTCACGCTGGACGAACTGAAAGAGTTCCGCCAATGGGGAAGCCCTACTCCGGGACATCCCGAACGTGACATCATGCGCGGCATCGAAAACACTTCCGGACCGCTCGGCCAGGGACACACATTTGCAGTCGGTGCAGCCATCGCAGCCAAGTTCATGAAGGCACGTTTCGAAGAAGTAATGCCACAGACCATCTACGCTTATATTTCTGACGGTGGCATCCAGGAAGAAATCTCCCAAGGCTCAGGCCGTATCGCCGGAGCATTAGGGTTGGATAATCTCATCATGTTCTATGATGCCAACGACATTCAGCTTTCTACCGAGACAAAGGATGTGACCATCGAAGATACCGGCAAGAAATACGAAGCTTGGGGCTGGAAAGTCATTAAAATCAATGGTAACGATCCCGATGCCATCCGCGGTGCACTGAACGAAGCCAAAGCTGAGAAAGAGTGTCCGACGCTGATTATCGGCCATACCGTAATGGGTAAAGGTGCCCGCAAGGCAGACGGCAGCAGCTACGAAGCTGATTGTGCCACGCACGGTGCTCCTCTGGGCGGCGACGCTTATATAAACACTATCAAGAATTTGGGTGGTGACCCGACAAATCCGTTTGTCATCTTCCCCGAAGTGGCCGAACTATATGCCAAGCGTGCAACTGAGCTGAAGAAAATCATGGCTGAAAAGTATGCAGCCAAAGCCGTATGGGCAAAAGCCAATCCGGAAAAGGCTGCCAAACTGGAAATGTTCTTCTCCGGCAAGGCTCCCGAAGTGAATTGGGCCGCCATCGAACAGAAAGCAGGCGTTGCCACCCGCGCAGCATCTGCCACTGTGCTCAGTGCTCTCGCCACTCAAGTAGAAAATATGATTGTTGCTTCTGCCGACCTTTCCAATTCCGACAAGACAGACGGATTCCTCAAGAAAACACATGCCTTCAAGAAAGGTGACTTCAGCGGTGCATTCTTCCAGGCCGGTGTTGCCGAGCTGACTATGGCATGTTGCTGTATCGGTATGGCACTGCATGGCGGTGTAATCCCCGCTTGCGGAACTTTCTTCGTATTCTCCGACTACATGAAACCTGCCGTACGTATGGCAGCCCTGATGGAAGTTCCCGTGAAGTTCATCTGGACACACGATGCCTTCCGTGTAGGTGAAGACGGTCCTACCCATGAACCGGTAGAGCAGGAAGCCCAAATCCGCCTGATGGAAAAACTGAAAAACCACAAGGGACATAATTCCATGTTGGTACTCCGCCCGGCAGATGCAGAAGAAACAACTGTGGCATGGAAACTGGCAATGGAAAATACCACAACCCCAACCGGTTTGATTTTCTCCCGCCAGAACATCGCCAACCTGCCCGAAGGCAACGATTACGAACAAGCTGCCAAAGGCGCTTATATTGTAGCCGGCTCCGATGAAAATCCAAATATAATCCTCGTTGCTTCAGGCTCGGAAGTTGCCACATTGGTAGCCGGTACTGAATTGCTGCGCAAGGATGGCATCAAGGTGCGTATCGTGTCCGTTCCTTCCGAAGGTCTGTTCCGTAGCCAAGCTCCGGGATATCAAGAAGGCATTATCCCGTGTGGTGCCAAGGTATTCGGCCTGACAGCCGGTCTGCCCGTCACACTGCAAGGGCTGGTAGGTCCCCGCGGTAAAGTATGGGGATTGGAATCATTCGGATTCTCGGCACCTTATAAAGTGCTGGACGAAAAGCTCGGTTTCACCGCAGAGAACGTTTACAAACAAGTAAAAGCAATGTTATAA
- a CDS encoding alpha-N-arabinofuranosidase has product MNTKLFISSIFLSTSLSLFAQKSATITLHTDQSGQIIPKEIYGQFAEHLGTCIYGGLWVGENSDIPNINGYRTDVFNALKELRVPVLRWPGGCFADEYHWMDGIGPKENRPKMVNNNWGGTIEDNSFGTHEFLNLCEMLGCEPYISGNVGSGTVEELAKWVEYMTSEGDSPMARLRRQNGRDKAWKVKYLGVGNESWGCGGSMRPEYYADLYRRYSTYCRNYDGNSLFKIASGASDYDYNWTKVLMDRVGGRMHGLSLHYYTVSGWNGSKGAATQFSKDDYYWTLGKCREIEDVIKKHCTIMDEYDPQKNVALMLDEWGTWWDTEPGTNPGHLYQQNTLRDAFVASLSFDIFHKYTDRLKMANIAQIVNVLQSMILTSGKNMVLTPTYYVFKMYNVHQDATYIPLELNCDMMDVRDNRRIPMVSATASKDPNGKIHISMSNVDADNAQEVTINLSGTKAKKAVGEILTSTNLTDYNSFENPDNVKPVPFKEVKINKDILKIKLPAKSIVTIELQ; this is encoded by the coding sequence ATGAACACAAAGTTATTTATCAGTAGCATATTTCTCTCCACCTCGTTGTCACTCTTCGCACAGAAAAGTGCCACTATCACTTTACACACAGACCAGAGCGGGCAAATCATTCCCAAAGAAATCTACGGCCAATTTGCAGAGCATTTGGGAACTTGTATCTATGGTGGACTTTGGGTAGGTGAAAACTCCGATATTCCCAACATCAACGGTTATCGCACCGACGTATTCAATGCACTGAAGGAGCTCCGTGTACCCGTCCTTCGCTGGCCGGGAGGCTGCTTTGCCGATGAATACCACTGGATGGACGGTATCGGCCCTAAAGAAAACCGCCCCAAAATGGTGAACAACAACTGGGGAGGCACTATCGAAGACAACAGTTTCGGAACCCATGAGTTCCTCAATCTCTGCGAAATGCTGGGATGTGAACCCTATATCAGTGGAAACGTAGGCAGTGGTACCGTAGAAGAACTTGCCAAATGGGTGGAATACATGACCTCCGAAGGAGACTCCCCCATGGCACGCCTGCGCCGCCAGAACGGTCGCGACAAAGCCTGGAAAGTAAAATACCTCGGCGTGGGTAACGAAAGCTGGGGTTGCGGTGGAAGCATGCGTCCCGAATATTATGCCGACCTCTACCGCCGCTATTCCACCTACTGCCGCAACTATGACGGCAATAGTCTTTTCAAGATAGCCAGCGGTGCCAGCGACTACGACTATAACTGGACCAAAGTGCTGATGGACCGCGTAGGCGGCCGTATGCACGGTCTTTCCTTGCACTACTATACCGTCAGCGGATGGAACGGCAGTAAAGGCGCCGCCACCCAATTCAGTAAAGACGACTATTACTGGACACTGGGCAAATGCCGCGAAATAGAAGATGTCATCAAGAAGCATTGCACCATTATGGATGAATACGACCCTCAAAAGAACGTGGCTCTTATGCTTGACGAATGGGGAACCTGGTGGGACACTGAACCGGGTACCAATCCCGGACATCTGTACCAACAGAATACATTGCGTGATGCTTTTGTCGCTTCCCTCAGCTTCGACATCTTCCATAAATATACCGACCGTCTGAAAATGGCAAACATTGCCCAAATCGTCAATGTATTGCAATCCATGATTCTGACCAGCGGAAAAAACATGGTACTCACCCCCACTTATTATGTATTCAAAATGTACAATGTACACCAGGATGCCACCTACATTCCTCTTGAGCTGAACTGCGACATGATGGATGTACGCGACAACCGCAGAATACCAATGGTCAGCGCTACCGCCTCCAAAGACCCAAACGGCAAGATACACATTTCCATGTCCAACGTAGATGCAGACAATGCACAGGAAGTGACCATCAATCTGTCTGGAACGAAAGCCAAGAAAGCAGTTGGTGAAATATTGACTTCCACCAATCTGACGGACTACAATTCATTTGAAAATCCCGACAATGTGAAACCCGTTCCGTTCAAAGAGGTAAAAATCAATAAAGATATTCTCAAGATTAAACTTCCGGCCAAATCAATCGTTACTATTGAGTTACAGTAA
- a CDS encoding L-ribulose-5-phosphate 4-epimerase produces the protein MLEALKDKVFHANLELVKHGLVIFTWGNVSGIDRESGLVVIKPSGVSYDEMKAEDMVVVNLDGKVVEGRLKPSSDTPTHLVLYKAFPEIGGVVHTHSTYATAWAQAGCDIPNIGTTHADYFHDAIPCTADMTKEEVEGAYELETGNVIVKRFEGLNPVHTPGVLVKNHGPFSWGKDAHEAVHNAVVMEQVAKMASIAYAVNPNLTMNPLLIEKHFSRKHGPNAYYGQK, from the coding sequence ATGCTGGAAGCACTGAAAGACAAAGTATTCCATGCTAACCTTGAACTGGTGAAGCACGGATTGGTTATCTTCACATGGGGCAATGTATCGGGCATTGACCGCGAATCTGGTCTGGTAGTCATCAAGCCCAGTGGGGTGAGTTACGATGAAATGAAAGCAGAGGATATGGTGGTAGTGAATCTTGACGGCAAGGTCGTGGAAGGACGGTTAAAGCCCTCTTCAGACACGCCGACCCACCTGGTTCTCTATAAAGCATTCCCCGAAATCGGCGGTGTGGTGCACACGCACTCTACTTACGCCACAGCCTGGGCACAAGCCGGATGTGACATACCGAATATCGGGACAACACATGCCGATTACTTCCACGACGCCATACCCTGCACAGCAGACATGACGAAGGAGGAAGTGGAAGGAGCGTATGAACTGGAAACGGGAAATGTCATCGTAAAACGCTTTGAGGGGCTGAACCCGGTACATACTCCCGGAGTATTGGTAAAGAACCACGGTCCTTTCTCGTGGGGAAAAGACGCACACGAAGCGGTACATAATGCCGTAGTGATGGAGCAGGTGGCAAAAATGGCAAGTATAGCCTATGCCGTGAACCCCAATCTGACCATGAATCCGTTACTGATAGAAAAGCATTTCAGCCGCAAGCACGGTCCTAACGCTTATTATGGACAGAAATAA